From the genome of Spinacia oleracea cultivar Varoflay chromosome 2, BTI_SOV_V1, whole genome shotgun sequence, one region includes:
- the LOC110793026 gene encoding zinc finger CCCH domain-containing protein 11 — protein sequence MPPKQSKADIAKKQKLVEDKTFGLKNKSKSKSVQKYVHSLQSSVQPKIDPKKTEAKKKKEEEKAREKELNDLFKIAVTQPKVPVGVDPKSILCEFFKAGQCSKGFKCKFSHDLNVQRKGEKIDVYTDKRGDEGTMEEWDLETLEKAIAEKSKEYNQNKPTDIVCKHFLDAVERKQYGWFWSCPNGGTKCMYRHALPPGYVLKSQMKALLEEEADKMAIEDEIEDQRSKVKTTTPMTTELFLQWKQKLADEKAANMASQSMERAKNDRMSGRELFMANASLFVDDIGAWEEYERDESENKEANGKADNGSSAQNDVPSSSSGAANNDDDEDDELDDLDDDLDEDELEELEASLSKTSIQIKEPGPSV from the exons ATGCCGCCAAAACAGTCGAAAGCCGATATTGCGAAGAAGCAGAAGTTAGTTGAGGATAAGACATTTGGTCTTAAGAACAAGAGCAAGAGTAAGAGTGTCCAGAAATATGTTCACAGCCTCCAATCATCCGTCCAACCTAAAATTGACCCTAAAAAGACTGAAGCTAAG AAaaagaaggaagaagagaagGCTAGGGAGAAAGAGCTGAACGATTTGTTTAAGATTGCTGTTACCCAGCCCAAAGTTCCAGTTG GTGTTGATCCAAAGTCTATACTGTGCGAATTTTTTAAGGCAGGGCAGTGTTCAAAAGGTTTTAAATGCAAATTTTCACATGATTTAAATGTGCAGAGGAAAGGAGAGAAGATTGACGTGTACACAGATAAGCGTGGTGATG AAGGAACAATGGAGGAATGGGATCTAGAAACCTTGGAAAAAGCTATTGCTGAGAAGAGTAAGGAGTACAATCAGAACAAACCAACCGATATT GTGTGTAAACATTTTCTGGATGCAGTGGAGAGAAAACAATATGGTTGGTTCTGGTCATGTCCAAATGGTGGTACGAAATGTATGTACAGGCATGCTCTTCCTCCTGGTTATGTTCTAAAATCTCAAATGAAGGCTCTGCTAGAGGAAGAGGCTGATAAGATGGCCATTGAAGATGAAATCGAGGATCAG CGGTCAAAAGTGAAGACTACAACTCCCATGACTACAGAATTGTTTTTACAATGGAAGCAGAAATTGGCGGACGAAAAAGCCGCTAACATGGCTTCTCAGAGCATGGAGAGAGCAAAGAATGATAGAATGAG TGGACGAGAATTATTTATGGCAAATGCTAGCTTGTTTGTCGATGATATTGGGGCATGGGAGGAATATGAAAGGGACGAATCTGAAAATAAGGAG GCAAATGGTAAAGCGGACAACGGCAGTTCAGCTCAGAATGATGTCCCGAGCTCCTCTTCAGGTGCAGCGAATAATGATGATGACGAGGACGATGAGCTGGATGACCTTGACGATGACCTGGACGAGGACGAGTTGGAAGAGCTGGAAGCTAGTTTGTCGAAAACATCTATCCAAATAAAAGAGCCAGGTCCCAGTGTGTAA
- the LOC110793159 gene encoding uncharacterized protein isoform X1 codes for MGRGGGGRGGGGGSRGGGGGFFSKGTSSSKSSKSGLFSKSNTRSSRSSKPAAKAPTPATTPAPAPVPAAKDSTTGLGAAVADGFGWGFGSSMGRRISDFVMGPRESVAYEAPTVYAQSENTLGGSDVCYDSMKTFKDCLNSNVNDISKCQFYMDMLYKCRGNSDSAAL; via the exons ATGGGTCGCGGTGGTGGTGGTCGCGGTGGTGGCGGTGGATCCAGAGGCGGAGGCGGTG GTTTCTTTTCTAAAGGCACCTCTTCCAGCAAGTCTTCCAAGTCAG GTTTGTTTTCTAAAAGCAACACTCGTTCAAGCAGGTCTTCTAAGCCAG CTGCAAAAGCCCCGACTCCTGCTACTACTCCTGCTCCTGCCCCTGTACCAGCTGCAAAGGATTCTACAACTGGACTAGGAGCAGCCGTTGCCGATG GATTTGGCTGGGGTTTTGGAAGTTCCATGGGCCGTAGGATTAGTGATTTTGTAATGGGTCCCCGGGAATCTGTAGCATATGAAGCTCCAACCGTATATGCTCAAAGTGAGAATACCCTTGGAGGTTCTGACGTCTGCTATGACTCCATGAAGACCTTCAAGGAT TGCCTGAACAGCAATGTAAATGACATCAGCAAGTGCCAGTTCTACATGGATATGCTTTATAAGTGTCGTGGGAACTCAGACTCCGCTGCACTCTGA
- the LOC110793159 gene encoding uncharacterized protein isoform X4: protein MGRGGGGRGGGGGSRGGGGFFSKGTSSSKSSKSAAKAPTPATTPAPAPVPAAKDSTTGLGAAVADGFGWGFGSSMGRRISDFVMGPRESVAYEAPTVYAQSENTLGGSDVCYDSMKTFKDCLNSNVNDISKCQFYMDMLYKCRGNSDSAAL from the exons ATGGGTCGCGGTGGTGGTGGTCGCGGTGGTGGCGGTGGATCCAGAGGCGGAGGCG GTTTCTTTTCTAAAGGCACCTCTTCCAGCAAGTCTTCCAAGTCAG CTGCAAAAGCCCCGACTCCTGCTACTACTCCTGCTCCTGCCCCTGTACCAGCTGCAAAGGATTCTACAACTGGACTAGGAGCAGCCGTTGCCGATG GATTTGGCTGGGGTTTTGGAAGTTCCATGGGCCGTAGGATTAGTGATTTTGTAATGGGTCCCCGGGAATCTGTAGCATATGAAGCTCCAACCGTATATGCTCAAAGTGAGAATACCCTTGGAGGTTCTGACGTCTGCTATGACTCCATGAAGACCTTCAAGGAT TGCCTGAACAGCAATGTAAATGACATCAGCAAGTGCCAGTTCTACATGGATATGCTTTATAAGTGTCGTGGGAACTCAGACTCCGCTGCACTCTGA
- the LOC110793374 gene encoding protein CLT2, chloroplastic, with protein sequence MALQLNLLHHSKLPSISTPRRTPISLSTITIKMPTSSPLLRHNHHHRPRNRPIIKPPFSQPRSNSQFKFRVNASGKPEHEPVPVSSKTSSTKSIVFWSTVTAILAVANRVFYKLALVPLQNYPFFLAQFITFGYVAIYFAILFVRHRAGIVTNEMLAIPKWRFVLIGFLEALGLAGGMASAAMIPGPVIPILHQTFLVWQLSLSYIILGRRYSFMQIVGCLLVAAGVVVAVSSGSDGHQVLSGIAFVWPALMIASGAFHAAASILKEFIFVDAATRLKGKSLDIFVVNSFGSGCQALFVLVLLPLLSNLKGIPFDQLPQYLKSGAGCFLNIGANNAGCDGAPLLPLLYVASNIAFNISVLNLLKISSAVVSSLVTMVSVPVSIYVLSLPLPYLPESSSLGAYFVLGSAILMLGLVLYNSPQFSSKALDNNEES encoded by the exons ATGGCGCTTCAATTAAACTTACTCCATCACTCCAAACTCCCCTCCATTTCCACACCTCGTAGAACCCCAATTTCCCTCTCCACAATCACCATTAAAATGCCCACTTCCTCTCCCCTCCTCCGCCACAATCACCACCATCGTCCCAGAAATCGCCCCATAATCAAACCCCCATTTTCGCAACCTCGCTCAAATTCCCAGTTTAAATTCAGAGTCAATGCCTCTGGTAAACCTGAACATGAACCTGTACCTGTTTCGTCAAAAACTAGCAGCACGAAATCGATTGTGTTTTGGTCAACTGTTACCGCCATTTTAGCGGTTGCGAACCGGGTTTTTTACAAGCTTGCTCTCGTTCCTCTTCAGAATTACCCCTTCTTCTTGGCTCAGTTCATCACTTTTGG GTATGTGGCTATTTACTTTGCTATATTGTTCGTACGACACCGTGCAGGGATAGTGACTAATGAAATGCTGGCTATTCCGAAATGGCGTTTTGTGCTAATTGGTTTTCTTGAAGCACTTGGTCTTGCTGGTGGCATGGCATCTGCAG CTATGATCCCTGGCCCAGTGATACCAATATTGCATCAG ACTTTTCTGGTGTGGCAACTGTCTCTCTCTTATATCATTTTGGGAAGGCGCTATTCATTTATGCAAATAGTTGGCTGCTTACTTGTAGCTGCTGGTGTCGTCGTTGCAGTTTCTAG CGGGTCTGACGGTCACCAAGTCCTTTCTGGGATTGCATTTGTGTGGCCAGCTCTCATGATTGCTTCAGGTGCTTTCCATGCTGCAGCATCTATCTTGAAG GAGTTTATATTTGTTGATGCTGCAACGCGTCTCAAG GGAAAGTCTCTTGACATATTCGTAGTCAACTCCTTTGGATCTGGCTGTCAG GCTCTTTTTGTCCTTGTTTTGCTCCCATTATTATCAAATTTGAAAGGTATACCATTTGATCAACTGCCTCAGTATCTAAAAAGTGGAGCCGGTTGCTTTCTGAACATTGGAGCCAATAACGCAG GGTGTGACGGAGCTCCGCTGCTTCCCCTTCTATATGTGGCCAGCAACATAGCATTCAACATATCAGTCCTCAATCTACTGAAAATTTCCAGTGCGGTTGTGTCTTCTCTTGTTACTATGGTCTCAG TGCCAGTTTCCATTTATGTTCTTTCCCTCCCATTGCCGTATCTCCCTGAAAGTTCAAGCCTGGGAGCGTACTTTGTCCTTGGAAGTGCAATTTTGATGTTAGGACTCGTTTTATACAACTCGCCTCAGTTTTCTAGCAAAGCTCTTGACAATAATGAGGAATCCTAG
- the LOC110793159 gene encoding uncharacterized protein isoform X3: MGRGGGGRGGGGGSRGGGGGFFSKGTSSSKSSKSAAKAPTPATTPAPAPVPAAKDSTTGLGAAVADGFGWGFGSSMGRRISDFVMGPRESVAYEAPTVYAQSENTLGGSDVCYDSMKTFKDCLNSNVNDISKCQFYMDMLYKCRGNSDSAAL; this comes from the exons ATGGGTCGCGGTGGTGGTGGTCGCGGTGGTGGCGGTGGATCCAGAGGCGGAGGCGGTG GTTTCTTTTCTAAAGGCACCTCTTCCAGCAAGTCTTCCAAGTCAG CTGCAAAAGCCCCGACTCCTGCTACTACTCCTGCTCCTGCCCCTGTACCAGCTGCAAAGGATTCTACAACTGGACTAGGAGCAGCCGTTGCCGATG GATTTGGCTGGGGTTTTGGAAGTTCCATGGGCCGTAGGATTAGTGATTTTGTAATGGGTCCCCGGGAATCTGTAGCATATGAAGCTCCAACCGTATATGCTCAAAGTGAGAATACCCTTGGAGGTTCTGACGTCTGCTATGACTCCATGAAGACCTTCAAGGAT TGCCTGAACAGCAATGTAAATGACATCAGCAAGTGCCAGTTCTACATGGATATGCTTTATAAGTGTCGTGGGAACTCAGACTCCGCTGCACTCTGA
- the LOC110793159 gene encoding uncharacterized protein isoform X2 yields MGRGGGGRGGGGGSRGGGGFFSKGTSSSKSSKSGLFSKSNTRSSRSSKPAAKAPTPATTPAPAPVPAAKDSTTGLGAAVADGFGWGFGSSMGRRISDFVMGPRESVAYEAPTVYAQSENTLGGSDVCYDSMKTFKDCLNSNVNDISKCQFYMDMLYKCRGNSDSAAL; encoded by the exons ATGGGTCGCGGTGGTGGTGGTCGCGGTGGTGGCGGTGGATCCAGAGGCGGAGGCG GTTTCTTTTCTAAAGGCACCTCTTCCAGCAAGTCTTCCAAGTCAG GTTTGTTTTCTAAAAGCAACACTCGTTCAAGCAGGTCTTCTAAGCCAG CTGCAAAAGCCCCGACTCCTGCTACTACTCCTGCTCCTGCCCCTGTACCAGCTGCAAAGGATTCTACAACTGGACTAGGAGCAGCCGTTGCCGATG GATTTGGCTGGGGTTTTGGAAGTTCCATGGGCCGTAGGATTAGTGATTTTGTAATGGGTCCCCGGGAATCTGTAGCATATGAAGCTCCAACCGTATATGCTCAAAGTGAGAATACCCTTGGAGGTTCTGACGTCTGCTATGACTCCATGAAGACCTTCAAGGAT TGCCTGAACAGCAATGTAAATGACATCAGCAAGTGCCAGTTCTACATGGATATGCTTTATAAGTGTCGTGGGAACTCAGACTCCGCTGCACTCTGA
- the LOC110793293 gene encoding histone H3.2 yields the protein MARTKQTARKSTGGKAPRKQLATKAARKSAPATGGVKKPHRFRPGTVALREIRKYQKSTELLIRKLPFQRLVREIAQDFKTDLRFQSSAVAALQEAAEAYLVGLFEDTNLCAIHAKRVTIMPKDIQLARRIRGERA from the coding sequence ATGGCTCGTACAAAGCAAACAGCCCGTAAATCAACCGGTGGAAAAGCACCAAGGAAGCAGCTAGCAACAAAAGCTGCCCGGAAATCAGCTCCGGCGACCGGAGGAGTGAAGAAGCCTCACCGATTCCGGCCCGGAACTGTGGCGTTGAGGGAGATCAGGAAGTACCAGAAGAGCACTGAGCTTTTGATCCGAAAGCTTCCATTTCAGAGACTGGTGAGAGAAATAGCTCAGGATTTCAAAACCGATCTTCGCTTCCAAAGCTCCGCCGTCGCCGCTCTTCAGGAGGCGGCTGAGGCTTATTTGGTAGGTCTGTTTGAGGATACTAACCTCTGCGCTATTCATGCTAAGAGGGTTACTATTATGCCTAAGGATATCCAGCTTGCGAGGAGGATTCGTGGTGAAAGAGCTTAG